From Longimicrobiales bacterium, the proteins below share one genomic window:
- a CDS encoding YdcF family protein, which produces MLRALRRLLVAVGVLWVSALLLVLLGGAWSQVRQADAILVMGAAQYNGRPSPVLKARLDHALDLYRRGYAPRLIFTGGVGQGDTLSEGEVSRRYAVGAGVPDSVILVERRGVTSAESMGYAAALMRANGLHTALVVSDSYHMMRLDVLARRSGIRPWRAPTPGAPIDRTRGTRWHYVLRESLLFPATALLGGR; this is translated from the coding sequence GTGCTGCGCGCATTGCGCCGGCTGCTCGTCGCTGTCGGCGTGCTGTGGGTCTCGGCGCTCCTGCTGGTGCTGCTCGGTGGCGCATGGTCGCAGGTGCGCCAGGCCGATGCCATTCTCGTGATGGGTGCGGCCCAGTACAACGGCAGGCCATCGCCCGTACTGAAGGCGCGACTCGATCATGCGCTCGACCTGTACCGCCGCGGCTACGCGCCGCGCCTCATCTTCACGGGTGGTGTCGGCCAGGGCGACACGCTGAGTGAGGGGGAGGTCTCCCGGCGATACGCAGTGGGCGCTGGCGTGCCGGATTCCGTGATCCTGGTGGAACGGCGCGGTGTCACGTCAGCGGAATCGATGGGCTACGCCGCTGCGCTGATGCGGGCGAACGGGCTGCACACAGCGCTGGTCGTGAGCGACTCGTACCACATGATGCGTCTCGATGTGCTGGCACGCCGTTCCGGGATCCGGCCGTGGCGCGCACCGACACCCGGCGCACCGATCGACAGGACGCGCGGCACACGCTGGCACTACGTGTTGCGCGAAAGCCTTCTCTTCCCCGCGACCGCACTGCTGGGCGGCCGCTGA